In a single window of the Sphingosinicella microcystinivorans genome:
- a CDS encoding YceD family protein produces MSEFVRMLALDEIGAGVERRIAANAEERAALAARFDLRALGRLEAVLTATPAPGGVRVAGRVEAEAVQACVISGEDVPARIDEPVDLLFLHDVGQGGEEVELHEVDCDVLPIEGRSIDLGEAAAQSLGLALDPYPRAGAEALAAARRRLLSEEAAAEREAAEKARANPFAVLKRNG; encoded by the coding sequence ATGAGCGAGTTCGTGCGGATGCTGGCGCTCGACGAGATCGGCGCGGGTGTCGAACGCCGCATCGCGGCGAACGCGGAGGAGCGTGCGGCGCTCGCCGCACGCTTCGACCTCAGGGCGCTGGGTCGGCTGGAGGCGGTGCTGACGGCGACGCCGGCGCCCGGCGGCGTGCGCGTGGCGGGGCGGGTCGAGGCGGAGGCGGTGCAGGCCTGCGTCATCTCGGGCGAGGACGTTCCGGCGCGAATCGACGAGCCGGTCGACCTCCTGTTCCTGCACGACGTCGGACAGGGCGGCGAGGAGGTTGAACTTCACGAAGTTGACTGCGACGTGCTGCCCATCGAGGGGCGAAGTATAGACCTTGGCGAGGCTGCGGCGCAGAGCCTCGGCCTCGCGCTCGACCCGTATCCGCGCGCGGGCGCCGAGGCGCTCGCCGCGGCGCGCAGGCGGCTGCTCAGCGAAGAGGCGGCGGCCGAGCGCGAAGCCGCCGAAAAGGCGCGTGCGAACCCGTTCGCGGTGCTGAAGCGCAACGGCTGA
- the ssb gene encoding single-stranded DNA-binding protein → MAGSVNKVILIGNLGADPEVRTMGSGGKVVNMRIATSENWTDKASGERREKTEWHNVVIFNENLARVAEQYLKKGSKVYVEGQLQTRKWQDQSGQDRYTTEVVLQRFRGELTLLDSRGEGGGGGGGGNFGGGGSGGGSGGGGSSGGSRQGSRPSFDDDLDDDVPF, encoded by the coding sequence ATGGCGGGCAGCGTCAACAAGGTCATATTGATCGGCAACCTCGGCGCCGACCCGGAAGTGCGCACGATGGGCAGCGGCGGCAAGGTCGTGAACATGCGCATCGCCACCTCCGAGAACTGGACGGACAAGGCGAGCGGCGAGCGCCGCGAGAAGACCGAGTGGCACAACGTCGTGATCTTCAACGAGAACCTCGCGCGCGTCGCCGAGCAGTATCTGAAGAAGGGCAGCAAGGTCTACGTCGAGGGCCAGCTCCAGACCCGCAAGTGGCAGGACCAGTCCGGGCAGGACCGCTACACGACCGAGGTCGTGCTCCAGCGCTTCCGCGGCGAGCTGACGCTGCTCGACAGCCGCGGTGAAGGCGGCGGCGGTGGCGGCGGCGGCAACTTCGGCGGTGGCGGATCGGGCGGCGGCAGCGGCGGTGGCGGCAGCAGCGGCGGCTCGCGTCAGGGCAGCCGGCCGAGCTTCGACGACGATCTCGACGACGACGTGCCGTTCTGA